GGTGGCTGCTGGTAACGGTCTTTTCTTCACAGAAAGTTctggattttgctgttgttcaACGCAGCTTCTGCTTCTTGTTTGTATTTCCCAGACGTGTTTATGGGAGAACACAGACCTGATTTGCAGATGCCTCAGTTCATGTCACTGTGTGGTTTTTGTTCTGGAAGTAGCAGCACCAAGCCCATACTCGCATTCTGGACCTGCCCCCCTCAGCTGATCTGCAGCTCTTTACTGGACCTCAGAAATATCCTGCAACTGCATTGAAATAGTGGTCACACTGCTATGTTCTGTTGATagagtgaggacgctgagcagGCCCGCAGTGAATTCCCTTGGGTTCAAATACATCTGCTGGATATTTATTAACTTGGCATGGTTTTATTTACACAATGTCAAATTCCATTCTGCCTTTTTTAATCCACAGAATAAGATATCATGTTTGTggtactgtgcctttaagactaaAATGAGCTCATTTCAGGCCTTTATTGTGCTACATACAGAAAGCAGTCTGGTACAAGTCTAGGCAAAACACATTGTGGGTGTATTTCAACTGTCCAATCAAAGTGGACagtcagcaaaacagacaatttgctgacacctagtggcgTACATGTGTCAGGATTTTTGTATTAAACGCACACCAAACATGGCCACTCCCTTGTGTGGAAGACCAATGTTTGGAGTATAAATAGGTTAATTAATGGAAGGCAGAGGAGTTTGATCCATTCAAAATAGTCATGAGTTATAAAAGAAatgttgtaaaaataataaacactttattaaacatttaatgagctctgactttaaaggaacactaggtttagttatatatttatttatttatttaaccccTGGGGCTCCCTCTtgtgtaattcatgtttacagcactgtactgaaatcagtggggagggATAGGGGTGGTTAGCTACGCTTCTTCTAGTgttacagtgcagtttctgaagtgctgagcccaaagtCGCAAAGACAGAGACCCTAATCTCCCTGTTACATGTCATGGAAACATCataatgattctgaagctgtaatttttaggTAAATATTacgtactgttcctttaaagtgatCAGAGAACAGCGCCCTctcgtgtttgttttctctctctctcagtttcagTGAATGATGGCGGCCGCCTTGAGGGGAAGAGTTGGAGCCTTGGTGAAGGTGAGTGCGGAGTGTCGACGTTGACATCGTGGGGTGTTTTAACGTAGAGTAGTCCAACGGCCGGCCCGGGGTGACCCTCTGTCTCGGATAAACACCGCGGGTGGTGTTTATATGTAGGGTTTTGTGGGGAGCATTAGCGGATGAAGCTAATTCACTTTCCAAAGAGGAGCACTAAGCTGGACAGGTCAAACCCTCACTCTCAAATCACAATGCTTTATTCTTTTGGTTATACTAGTGTCTACCGATTAgcaataacattaaaacactTCTTAAACGAGTAACTTGTTTTTATCCACTGACCATCCGAGAGCACATTAAAGTTACTACAGTTACAGCCTTTAAcctgtctgttgctctgtataattTGTAAGTCCCCGTTAATGTAGTGAAATGGGgccaacaaagtatgcagatgACCAACTGGATAACATTCTGCGTTTATTGAATTGTTTGTATTTAAGAGGCCCATTTGTAATGGTGTATTTTCTGTGTACCTCGTCTCTTGAGATAATCTGTATATCTGCCTGTCTTCTCTGAGTCTTCAACCTCTGCATCCTCTGTCATCCACAGGTCTTTTAGAGCTGTCTGACCAAATCTGATAAGTCTGACCCCTCTCTTATGGTTTGTTAGGGAGTCTGTAGCCTACAATTAATAGAATTTCTTTCTGCTTTCATCCATAATTTCAATCCCTGGCCACTTTCTGAACTTCTGACCAACAGGAGATCGACAGTCAAATGTAAAGTAGTAGTTTAAAGAATTTTCAAATATCCCTGTGATACAGCGCAGAGATATGGAACAGAGTAAGACCAACTGGAATTAGGGCTATCGTCATATAGGTTACATGATCTAATGTTAAAGTAGTTTGCAACCTTTCCGCTTTTACCATTGTAGTGACCGTTTCTGTTTTGCCGGACGCAGGGTCTGAGTGGGGTTCGCTTGCAACCACTTGGTGTGCGCTCTCTGAGTCTGACGGCCAACCAGAATGCCCTGGAGTCTCCACCAGCACGAGCCGACAGCACCTTCAAGGTCACCATGTTGCCAGGCGATGGGGTCGGACCTGAGCTCATGACTGCAGTCAAAGAAGTTTTTAAGGTGGGAAGCACACACTTGTTCAACTCAGGAGGCTGCTGCTGAGAGGCTTTGCATGAAACACAGTTACTGCTTCTTGAGATGAGGAGATGATAGCCTAACGTTTCAATGCCTGTTTTTCTAACCTGGACTCTGGACTCTGTTACGATGTGTGACTCCTCTTTCACTTACCTCAGGCAGGTGATGTACCTGTGGAGTTTGAGGAGTTTCACCTGAGCGAGGTGCAGAATATGGCCAGCGAGGAGAAGCTGaatgaggtgctcagctccatGAAGAGCAACAGGGTGGCAATCAAAGGTAAAGAGCACAGCAGCTGGAAACTGGAGGCTGTTTCATTAATGTCCTGCGGTTTCCATTGATATCTGCATTTGAATGGAGAAGAGTATGTTAACTGAAACCACTAATGGTCACAACAAAGGGAATCATCCCTAGAACAGACGTTTCATGCAGCTGTGCTGTACTGAGCATAGGATGAACTTTGTCCCAAACACAGAACATTAAACTGGATCTGCTTTGTATCAGTGAATTGTTTTTCTGAATGGCTGCCAGCTCTGTCCAACTGCTGTGTTGTCCATATTCTGGTGTTAAACGTATCACATGGTTAACTATATATCCCCTTTCAGATTCGCTATTAGCTGTCAAATGattcatgtttgtgtttttaccgCAGGGAAGATTCACACCCCAATGGAGTACAAAGGGGAACTGGCATCGTACGAGATGAGACTAAGGTCCTGCTTCATGCACCACATGTTATGCTTTGAGAAAAGGGATCAGGGAGAGAGATGAACTGTGATAACACACTTGGATGAACCCTCTTTTAAAGACATGATTTTACTAAATTACAGATCACATAGTCTTCTTGTTGGATGATTGTGCATTCAATtttggttctgattggttggctATCTGGTGTTTCTTACAGGAGGAAACTGGACCTGTTTGCCAACGTGGTGCACGTGAGCAGCCTGCCTGGCTACAGCACACGGCACAATAATCTGGACCTTGTGATCATCCGTGAACAGACTGAGGGAGAATACAGTTCCCTGGAGCATGAGGTAGCACACTGGATGAATCAGGAGATTAGTCAGAGGATAAAAGTGCATAATGTTGTTAATGCTAGATGATGATGTAGGGCTGGTCAACATCATCTTTtatgcttatccatttcagggatgcggttagggctgggcaattaattgaaaattaatcgaaatgtacattcagaacttctaatcgacataatcttgtctatatcgatttaTATCAATTATCTGCCACATGAAACAACCTAAACGAAAAGGCCAACCAAGTGCCTCAAGCAgctcataccaaagaaaaacacagtgtctgtggtgtggacgtgctgtgttttgactataattaagacgacactgaacaataaaaaagtgaATGCTGTATGTAAGCGCTgagaccaaagcacaatcacacaccaaatataaacagtgctcagaacaCAAGAGAGGAataagctcccagcaacattagaaaaatatcccagctttaatagtggagcatatttacagtacaagcctcgtcactgaactatgagggtcgaaaatacaaaaacaaaataatcattcattaatcatgATTGtcgtaaaatgtacaattaatcatgatattgatttgcgctcatattgcCTAGCACTATGATGATGTAAGATTAGCTTGAACCAGATCTGGTTTTTGTTCCTAGTCCATGAGAATACAGGTGTTTTTCAAACGACCCACATTTTGTCCATTGATTTTTATCGTGACCCCAGCAACACAAACACTATaactatattatttaaaaaaaaaagtgaagttggtttatttgtttcttgatGCCACTATTAACGATATTCAGAATTTGGGTGAATCCTATTTCTCTCTTTTGGCTAGGGTAGGGGTCTGAGTTCCTGTtgggaaataaacaaatgtcaACATTTTCCCCTTTTGAAGTTTATGATAACAATTGTATACTCTTAGTgtagttttaattttattacgACCCGTTATGTAATAACAAGCATACATCATTAgtagtacagtggaacctctacctacgaacttgatccgttccaagacccggttcgtaagtagaaatgttcgtttctcgagtcaactttccccatttaaaataatgcaaaAGCAATTAATATGTTCCAGCCCACCCGGAAATTCACCCtttttacactgatatatgtttacaaaactctcaaattagtaaaaaaaaatacatgtagcactactaaaaataaaaaagaaatacagtggtaacaataataaatgactggctggaggagtaacacaggcactggctgtggGGAGActaagcgtagatacggcttaacttagcacaaatttcgatgtctgctatttacactaatgctaaattgctaaagctacaatttgctaatcttaaaagctcactcaagtctgggcgcgctgggagactcgcctattggggccagtggccatttccagccgtcGGCTCGTTGGAGGCtcaggttcgtttctagagtcatggttcattggtggaggcaaaaatattgaaatgcccggttcgtatcttggaaagtttgttagcATAGGCGTttgtaagtagaggttccactgtatgttGATGTCACAGTGGCTAATTTCCATTTTCACCTAGAAAAAAAAGTTGCAGATTAAGAAGGTGAATTCAGATTTTGAACACAACTCCGTGTAACTTTGTTCCAAAGGTGACACTCAAAAACAAGGTGTAGGCGTAAATATAACAAATGGGATTCATCCTTGAAGTTAGAAGAGCAGCAGCTGGACTAACTAGACGGTGTTGCAGCATAATGTACAGTTTGCTAAAGGATTCCAATTATGCACCtgttcattttgtgtttatatgcctgtaaaaaaataattcattcattatctgtaaccgcttatccaattcagggtcgcggggggtccagagcctacctggaatcattgggcgcaaggcaggagtacaccctggacggggcgccagtccttcacagggcaacacagacacacacacacattcactcacacactcacacctacggacacttttgagttgccaatctacctaccaacgtgtgtttttggactgtgggaggaaaccggagcacccagaggaaacccacacggacacggggagaacacaccaagtcctcacagacagtcacccggagcgggaattgaacccacaaaaaaaaaaatcagttactAGTAATATTTTTCTCTGCGACCCATTTTTTTTGGCTTGTGACACAGCATTTGATAAACCCTGGAATACAGCACACATCCTCATGCAATTAAAACATTGACATTATTATAATATAGTATTATATAGTATAAAAGCACAGTTGCAGAATTGTGTGTTAAATGGTCTGCAGACAGTGGTCTAATAATGACTGGCATGTGGTTTACAGAGTGTCTCTGGTGTTGTGGAGTGCCTTAAGATCATCACCAGAGAGAAATCTCGCCGCATCGCCAAGTTTGCCTTCGACTATGCCACCAAGAAGGGACGCAGCAAAGTAACAGCAGTTCACAAGGCCAACATCATGTGAGTAGAAAATAGCCTGAGCTTAGCATATCCACAGGATTGTACTTAGCATATATACAGGACACTTTCACATCAGAGGTTTCAGAAaccatttaaaaaatcataGATTCAAGTTTTCATTTTTGAAATGCTTTTCAGCATTAAGCTCTCCTCTTTCTTATCTTGTGTTTGACTTTCTGAATTAATTTTCTAGGTCTGTTCTGGACTTACTCTACCTGTGGTAGGTCTTTGTGTGAGAACCTTCTGTACTAACACTTGCCTCCTTCATTCTGAACTTAACAGGAAGCTTGGAGACGGGCTCTTCCTGCAGAGTTGTGCTGAAGTTGCTGAGCTTTACCCCAAGATCAAATACGAGAACATCATCATCGATAACTGCTGTATGCAGGTAGAAAAATCCCTCGCAGCACTCGGCAGCCTTTGGATTTATTCATCCGGTGTAGATGGTTTCACATTGAGTTTTTTGATTTGCAGTTAGTCCAGAACCCGTATCAGTTTGATGTCCTGGTGATGCCTAACCTCTATGGGAACATTATTGATAACCTGGCAGCAGGCTTGGTTGGTGGAGCCGGGGTGGTTCCGGGAGAGAGCTACAGTGCAGAGTATGCTGTGTTTGAGACGGTCAGTACCTAAGCTTCACCATCTATTGCACTGTGACTGCAGTGTCCAGATCCAGGCTGTAGCTAAGATCCAAGCTGCTTCTAATCTGTGCCGATTTTACTAAACCAAGTCTTTAACCAGTTCTACTTCTCTACTGCATTGTTGGAGAGGGGACAACAGGAAAATGCAAAAAACTcattctttgtctctgtctgtcaATTAGGGGGCCAGGCACCCGTTTGCACAAGCTGTAGGAAGGAATATTGCTAACCCCACTGCAATGCTCCTGAGTGCTGCAAACATGCTCCGACATCTAAAGTAAGTTTCTGATAACTGTGTATTAGCCACTGAAAACTAAATGGTCtgtcatttttacagttttctcTGTAGTTTAAACTGGCTGTATTGGCCACTGCATTTGAGGCTGATGTTTTTGAGATTGGTTCCTGTTCTGATAAAATAGATTTGGGACATTATAAACCTTGCGTGTTTTGCAGCTTGGTTTCTTTTGGAACTCTGTATGAAGAAGGGCTGTACAATCTGGAGCACTGTTCACTGACAGCACCTCTAAGACATGGACATTAAAGATGGTCACATAGAAAATGGCAGATCTAGTCCTTTTAATGCCCACTAAACAAGATTTTAGactataaaacacacaccatgTATGTCTAgggcaggggtcggcaacccgcggctccaGAGATGcatgcggctctttgatccctctgatgcggctcagcttttgaaaataattaatgattttttaattaaaatgtgttttatattaatgcgttacattttgaaaattaattctatgaagattatggcgatcttgtaacatctaaaatattttgtcgctcttaatactcgtcacaacttccaatgtgcataacccgccagtgtgcggtttcttgaactttttgacagctgactgcacggtGCCAGTAAAATGATGACGACACGCAGAGAGGACAGTATTTTTGTTtactgccagtggataatttaagttcggcgttttttttttccattactacaaggactcaaatagacattgagtattttactaaccttcaacccaacgtctttatttcggagttaaaaatgttttgttgcatgcagaaatgttatttcattttctccgcagtcgttcattgatttcataaatgtaacacagtattgtttgtttatacatagtacaaaggcaaaaaaaaaaacctgttatgcgcagtgttatttcatttagaatttCAAAAGTGTTTTGTGGTTCCcactgttttctttactgtgtgaaatgggtccaaatggctctttgagtggtaaaggttgccgacccctggtctaGGGCTAATCCTAATATCCTCAGATCATCAACACTGAAAGACTtcagttaaacaaaacaatcagcTCTGGCttatttttgtgtttcagtTTGGAGTACCACTCTAACATGGTGTCCGAAGCGGTCAGAAAAGTAATCAAGCAGGGCAAGGTAAGATAatacagctctgtgtgtgtatatatgtggaTGTTTGTTGTGTGAAAATGACTAGTGGggggtgtgtttgggtgtgtgtgttgataaGTCAGCCTGGGTAGAGACATCATGTTACTatttcactaacacactccaaACTCTGTTAATGCCCCGTGCAGTCGGCAGGCAGTGGACAGGTGTCGTcctatttatttactatttatttaaacCTGTTAGGGATGTGGAGCGTTCCTCTCCactcacagtctgtgtgtgtgtgtttgtgtctcaggTGCGGACGCGAGATCTTGGTGGTTACAGCACTACGGGTGATTTTGTCCGTGCAGTTGTTTCCAACCTGCGTCACCTGCCCAATTACTGAGGACCCCACTGTGTGATCCTACTCGGTGACCCACCACCCCCTACCCCCCGCCCCTGGTTTTAAGGAGTTCTTTTGTGAATCTGGTCTCTGGTCCTTGCCCCCGATTCTCCCTCTGATCACTTCAACTGCTTCTGCTTTGCATCATATCGTCTGCTGAAGAGCCTTCTCTATTCCTCTCTGCTTTTCAGCTTTTTGGATTTTTGAAGGCTCGCTTATCCCACATCCACCCAAACTTCCCCAACATTCCCAATATCCCCCAGCAAATTCAAATTTCGGTGGAGGGGTGTCACACCCTCCATGATCCACAGTGATCTGCACGTGGAGACTAGATTATAAATGTGACAATGTTCTATTGTCTGGTCACTGTCCCAGCAGACAAGCAACATGACAGCAGTGCATCACTGCGCTATATTTTCACAATTAAGAATCAAAATATTCACCTGCTGCATCCAGCAGATCCAATCACACGGGACTGGGCTCTTTTGtaaatgaaagtgaagttggTCAGTGTTAAATTATGAAATTTGGAGCTGGAGACAGAGTCCAGCAAGATGGCCTCTATATGCCTAGTGCTTGACAGCCTTGGGTGAGGCCAGTCCCATTTGAGCAGTTTAAACATATGACAGTCCAACAACATTTCTATCAAACAGAGTGAGAAGATGCTCAGGAATGTGTCTGGGATTATGTAATGACTTAATTGTTGCCCTTTTTTCATGGCGCTGACTGCTGAGGAGTGAGCTGTCGATGCAGTCAACGTGGAGAAGGgatgtgttgttgtttggagCTGAACTCTTGTTTAAACTGTCCCAGCAGTGTTCGGCCTATGACTGAGTCATCTTCGCTCTTTGAACTATTATTATCTCCAGCCAGACTTTATAATGTTTAACCAAACCTGAGGTGACGAGTCTTTCTTTAAATGTGCTGTTAAAACACAGAGCCCCTCATGGTTTTGatctgtaactcactcactcatgtttagcaggttGAGGATTCTCCAcaatgaggtcttttttttttcttttttactctgGAATGGCTATCCACTGATGTATAACATTCCATTGCTCACAGCATTGAATAACCTCAATAGAAAGGCTCTGAGCAGTTGCACCTGAGTCTGAGGTCACATTGTCTAATGCTATGCATTGGCTAGAGGGTTATCCTAGCATTTCAGtcacatgatttattttattttatttttttgcgcTGCCGTCACCATTTAGGGTCTAGCTTGGCAGCAGAGTACCAATGCAAATAATGTGAAAGCTGgatatatttatctcatacacagcccTTCTCCCTGTGCTGTAGAGTGTCTTGCAACTTTTAAAAGCACAGAAGTCCACTGCCTCTTCATGTCAGAGGGTTAAAGGGTACCATTGTGTTTCATAAAGAGTGGGGGGAAGCTATTATCAGCAAGATCTAAAGGAAACCTGTTAGTTTGGTTGTCTTCAATGCATTTCTTGGGCACTTATGACAAAATATGACAGCTTAtacatacaaatattttatttgtctcATTTGTTTCAGGGAAAAGATTGTTGGACAATAATGATTTATCACAACTGTCTGCCTAAATTACTTCTCTGCTGTCGATTCAATTTGAATAAATTAGTTCTCCTTGCCTGAAAATGGGAGATTATTAGTGTTTTTTCCACACCACTGTGAAACCAAAAGTGAACCTCAAATGTCATACACACTGTGTTACACGGTGTATGTTATAAATAATGATTTCTCCATTCACATAGTGTGTTGTAGATCTGattataaaaccatttatatttgGCTATAAGCTTCAGGTCCCCCTGTTGAACTAGTGTATTTTTGAGTGTCATTTTTATCTGTGGATTGTACTATGTAGAGAGTACGTCACTATTTGTGCTCAAATCTGAGCTCCTCTGTACTGACTTGAGTTGCGCAGAACAGACCTGATTACAAATGTGAATTTAATGTTTTGGAAGAAAGAATAACTCAATGTAAACAGCTCAGTATGTGAGAGTTGGGAGTTAGTCCTCAAAATGGCAGCTACTGTAAACAAAGGTATCATGTGAAATGCAAGGATAAATCCCCCTGGTTCTGAACAGTGGAGCTGGGTTCTCTGAAGAGATCGAGCTCCTTCCAGCACATGTAGGATGATTGTGATTCAGAAATAATCCACcatcatcagcacctgacctctcTGATGTTTGTGGCAGAATGCCATCAGTCCCACACAGCAATGATTCCAGAAGGGCAGAGGCTGTTCCTGCAGCGAAGAGGAAAACGTTCTGGAGCGGGTCTAATGTGTTTCCCTGGTTCTGGTCAGTGTGTGGTggtaacctgtgtgtgtgtgtttggttcagGTTCGAACAGCAGATCTGGGAGGTTACGCTACGAGTGCGGAGTTCACAAGAGCAGTCATCACTAATCTGTCTGCGTGAAGGAACTTCACCAAGACCCTACACTCCACACCTGCTCCGAACCTTCAACAAAACTCTTCGTCCTCCACATCTGCTCAGAGCATCTTCACGATTAAAGCATGACTTGGATGAAACAGAAATTATAGTTTGATGGAGGACATGAATTACCAGAGCAtttacagttaataaaaaaacactggcCTACATCAGTCACGTTGCTGTCCACAGACTGGATAAGAGGAGCCTGGAAAGAACTGACAGGGTGCTGTGTTATATGTATTCTCTGCTTATATGGAATGTTTGTTTGCTGCTTATTTATTCGTTGACATCAATAAATTTCAAAAGCTCAAAATTATCAATCACTGCttcattttttaaactgaaGATAGCACACTCATTCTTAATGTTATTAACAAACACACTTGCTCACTCATTCACCTTTTTCTGGTTAAAGTCTAAACACTTAGTGTGGTTGTTTGACACTGGGTGCTCAAATGTGATGGCTTAGTTTGATGCCATTTTTAATGAGAAACAAGATGCAGCATACAGAAAACGCGTTCTAGCTAGAGTTTCAAACCTATATTTCAGCCCAGTAAATTCACTACAAATAGTTTGTCTAAAATGTTTCACCCTTAACAGTTATGTGAATTGTCATAGGAATATTGTTTTCTTACCAGACAATTAATTTCATACCTTTTGTGTTTACATACTCCTAATGTTATATTCATCCAGGTAATCTCTAATACATTCAGCTACTCGCTACAGCAGGTGACCACTGAATATTATTCTGAGGCTGTAATTGCTGCATTCACACTGCTgtaaaaatataagaaaatgtTGAAGTAGTCGAAGGTATTTTTAAGTATTCAAAATACGTTACTCATACTGAGTAATGGAACAGAATACGttacaaaatacatttgaaaagtAAGCAGCTAGCGtcgcagtcactcagctccaggggcctggaggttgtgggttcgagtcccactccgggtgactgtctgtgaggagtgaggtgtgttctccccgtgtccgcgtgggtttcctccgggtactccggttttctcacacggtccaaaaacatacgttgataggtgaattggcgactcaaaagtgtccgaatgtgtgtgtgtgtctgtgttgccctgtgaagggccccctccagggtgtattcccgccttgcgcccaatgattccaggtagtctctggacccaccgcgaccctgaactggataagagcttacagataatgaatgaaaaactttAATCTCGAACAAACCTATTATTAGACACATTAACCAGATGGAGTTGTGTATTTATCCAGCTTCTGAATTATGAGGTGCATCCACCAGTTGGCGCTGTGTAATTCAGTTTTTTCATTATAATATTCTTTCACCAGGTGTCGCTATTTATCCAGGTTGTGAATATTTGGTTCATCCACCAGATGGTGCTCTGTATTTATCCCGTGTTTCATTATTCGTTTAACCCACTAGGGGGCGCACTGTAGTTTTTCCCGGGAATCCGGCGCTCCTCACCACGGAGCCACGACATGGCGGAGTAGGAGCGGCGGACAACAGCGAGCAAGTCGTGGAGTAAGCGGGATAAAGCGGATAAACGACGCTGCGGAGAAAACGGGAACGCAGACCCGGGGCCTCAGCGGACACTGGGAGTGAGAGTGGGAGCTTTTCGGCGCTTCTCTGGAGATGTAAGTCGGGTCGGATCTCCGGTTCTGAGCGGCGCTGCGCTGCGGCCCCTCGCCCCGAACACGGCTCTGATCCCGGGCAAAGCAGTCTGGGGGCCACCGGGTGCGGGAAACCCCCCAAAACCACAGAAGCCTGCCCGCAGCGGCTTTATCCACACCGGCCACGGGTCCGCAGGGCGGAAGGTGAGTTCTCCGCGACGGATTTCAGCCAAAACAAACTTCTGCCTCAATTTTTTTTGAGCcagttttccttttt
This genomic interval from Hoplias malabaricus isolate fHopMal1 chromosome 15, fHopMal1.hap1, whole genome shotgun sequence contains the following:
- the idh3b gene encoding isocitrate dehydrogenase [NAD] subunit beta, mitochondrial isoform X1 codes for the protein MMAAALRGRVGALVKGLSGVRLQPLGVRSLSLTANQNALESPPARADSTFKVTMLPGDGVGPELMTAVKEVFKAGDVPVEFEEFHLSEVQNMASEEKLNEVLSSMKSNRVAIKGKIHTPMEYKGELASYEMRLRRKLDLFANVVHVSSLPGYSTRHNNLDLVIIREQTEGEYSSLEHESVSGVVECLKIITREKSRRIAKFAFDYATKKGRSKVTAVHKANIMKLGDGLFLQSCAEVAELYPKIKYENIIIDNCCMQLVQNPYQFDVLVMPNLYGNIIDNLAAGLVGGAGVVPGESYSAEYAVFETGARHPFAQAVGRNIANPTAMLLSAANMLRHLNLEYHSNMVSEAVRKVIKQGKVRTRDLGGYSTTGDFVRAVVSNLRHLPNY
- the idh3b gene encoding isocitrate dehydrogenase [NAD] subunit beta, mitochondrial isoform X2 gives rise to the protein MMAAALRGRVGALVKGLSGVRLQPLGVRSLSLTANQNALESPPARADSTFKVTMLPGDGVGPELMTAVKEVFKAGDVPVEFEEFHLSEVQNMASEEKLNEVLSSMKSNRVAIKGKIHTPMEYKGELASYEMRLRRKLDLFANVVHVSSLPGYSTRHNNLDLVIIREQTEGEYSSLEHESVSGVVECLKIITREKSRRIAKFAFDYATKKGRSKVTAVHKANIMKLGDGLFLQSCAEVAELYPKIKYENIIIDNCCMQLVQNPYQFDVLVMPNLYGNIIDNLAAGLVGGAGVVPGESYSAEYAVFETGARHPFAQAVGRNIANPTAMLLSAANMLRHLNLEYHSNMVSEAVRKVIKQGKVRTADLGGYATSAEFTRAVITNLSA